Proteins found in one Neodiprion lecontei isolate iyNeoLeco1 chromosome 6, iyNeoLeco1.1, whole genome shotgun sequence genomic segment:
- the LOC107225185 gene encoding phenoloxidase-activating factor 2 isoform X2, translating to MKWTTRLTMLSALFGAFFVAAQQQGCNNANGGLGCLIDNVAKSPGTSSTTSGSPTAINDEKCECVPYYQCQNNTIVTEGIGIIDIRSGVSNPATNKSSGLRGACDNYLDVCCNPPDLLKANETIKPTPTVRRGCGERHPDGVGFRITGHTDNEAQFGEFPWMVAILREEIISGNTTPLNVYQCGGALIHPRVVLTAAHCVNGKQASTLKIRAGEWDTQTKNEIFPHQDRQVSTVVVHEKFHSGALYNDVALLILSEPVDIAENVDLVCLPQTNEIFDGSRCYASGWGKDIFGKEGHYQVILKKIDLPVVPHGLCQTTLRTTRLGKYFQLDPSFICAGGEAGKDTCKGDGGSPLVCPSKSDPTRYVQAGIVAWGIGCGEQQIPGVYANVASLRSWIDEQMVYNNLDITTYQA from the exons ATGAAGTGGACGACGAGATTGACGATGCTTTCGGCGCTTTTCGGCGCATTCTTTGTCGCGGCGCAGCAGCAAGGGTGCAACAACGCGAATGGTGGTTTGGGCTGCCTGATCGACAACGTGGCCAAGTCACCGGGAACATCCTCGACAACCAGTGGAAGTCCGACGGCGATTAATGACGAAAAATGCGAATGTGTGCCGTACTATCAGTGCCAAAACAACACGATAGTCACCGAAGGAATTGGCATAATTGATATCAGGTCCGGTGTTAGTAACCCTGCCACAAATAAATCGAGTGG ATTGAGGGGGGCTTGCGACAACTATTTGGACGTATGCTGCAATCCACCAGACCTTCTCAAAGCAAACGAAACAATCAAACCGACGCCGACAGTGCGGAGAGGATGCGGTGAACGCCACCCGGACGGTGTTGGTTTCAGAATAACCGGACATACCGATAACGAGGCTCAGTTTGGGGAGTTTCCGTGGATGGTTGCCATTCTCAGGGAGGAAATTATCAGCGGCAATACCACGCCGCTCAACGTTTATCAGTGCGGTGGCGCCCTGATCCACCCTCGGGTCGTCCTCACCGCTGCTCACTGCGTTAATGG GAAACAGGCCTCAACATTGAAAATACGAGCCGGGGAATGGGACACCCAGACGAAGAACGAAATATTCCCACACCAGGACCGACAAGTCTCTACAGTCGTCGTCCACGAGAAGTTCCACTCGGGTGCCCTCTACAACGACGTTGCTCTTCTGATACTCTCGGAACCCGTCGATATTGCCGAGAATGTTGACCTAGTCTGTCTACCCCAAACGAACGAGATCTTCGATGGATCACGGTGCTACGCCAGCGGATGGGGCAAGGACATTTTCG GTAAGGAAGGCCACTATCAGGTGATCCTGAAGAAAATAGATCTTCCCGTTGTTCCCCACGGCTTGTGCCAAACTACCCTGCGTACCACCCGCCTCGGAAAGTACTTCCAGCTGGATCCGTCGTTTATATGCGCAGGCGGAGAAGCCGGCAAGGACACCTGCAAG GGTGACGGTGGAAGTCCTCTCGTATGTCCGTCGAAGAGTGACCCGACGCGATACGTCCAGGCTGGTATTGTCGCCTGGGGAATCGGTTGTGGGGAGCAACAGATTCCCGGTGTTTACGCGAACGTCGCTAGTCTGCGTTCCTGGATCGATGAGCAGATGGTTTACAACAACTTGGACATCACTACGTACCAGGCCTAA
- the LOC107225185 gene encoding phenoloxidase-activating factor 2 isoform X1 has protein sequence MKWTTRLTMLSALFGAFFVAAQQQGCNNANGGLGCLIDNVAKSPGTSSTTSGSPTAINDEKCECVPYYQCQNNTIVTEGIGIIDIRSGVSNPATNKSSGLRGACDNYLDVCCNPPDLLKANETIKPTPTVRRGCGERHPDGVGFRITGHTDNEAQFGEFPWMVAILREEIISGNTTPLNVYQCGGALIHPRVVLTAAHCVNGRRKQASTLKIRAGEWDTQTKNEIFPHQDRQVSTVVVHEKFHSGALYNDVALLILSEPVDIAENVDLVCLPQTNEIFDGSRCYASGWGKDIFGKEGHYQVILKKIDLPVVPHGLCQTTLRTTRLGKYFQLDPSFICAGGEAGKDTCKGDGGSPLVCPSKSDPTRYVQAGIVAWGIGCGEQQIPGVYANVASLRSWIDEQMVYNNLDITTYQA, from the exons ATGAAGTGGACGACGAGATTGACGATGCTTTCGGCGCTTTTCGGCGCATTCTTTGTCGCGGCGCAGCAGCAAGGGTGCAACAACGCGAATGGTGGTTTGGGCTGCCTGATCGACAACGTGGCCAAGTCACCGGGAACATCCTCGACAACCAGTGGAAGTCCGACGGCGATTAATGACGAAAAATGCGAATGTGTGCCGTACTATCAGTGCCAAAACAACACGATAGTCACCGAAGGAATTGGCATAATTGATATCAGGTCCGGTGTTAGTAACCCTGCCACAAATAAATCGAGTGG ATTGAGGGGGGCTTGCGACAACTATTTGGACGTATGCTGCAATCCACCAGACCTTCTCAAAGCAAACGAAACAATCAAACCGACGCCGACAGTGCGGAGAGGATGCGGTGAACGCCACCCGGACGGTGTTGGTTTCAGAATAACCGGACATACCGATAACGAGGCTCAGTTTGGGGAGTTTCCGTGGATGGTTGCCATTCTCAGGGAGGAAATTATCAGCGGCAATACCACGCCGCTCAACGTTTATCAGTGCGGTGGCGCCCTGATCCACCCTCGGGTCGTCCTCACCGCTGCTCACTGCGTTAATGG GCGCAGGAAACAGGCCTCAACATTGAAAATACGAGCCGGGGAATGGGACACCCAGACGAAGAACGAAATATTCCCACACCAGGACCGACAAGTCTCTACAGTCGTCGTCCACGAGAAGTTCCACTCGGGTGCCCTCTACAACGACGTTGCTCTTCTGATACTCTCGGAACCCGTCGATATTGCCGAGAATGTTGACCTAGTCTGTCTACCCCAAACGAACGAGATCTTCGATGGATCACGGTGCTACGCCAGCGGATGGGGCAAGGACATTTTCG GTAAGGAAGGCCACTATCAGGTGATCCTGAAGAAAATAGATCTTCCCGTTGTTCCCCACGGCTTGTGCCAAACTACCCTGCGTACCACCCGCCTCGGAAAGTACTTCCAGCTGGATCCGTCGTTTATATGCGCAGGCGGAGAAGCCGGCAAGGACACCTGCAAG GGTGACGGTGGAAGTCCTCTCGTATGTCCGTCGAAGAGTGACCCGACGCGATACGTCCAGGCTGGTATTGTCGCCTGGGGAATCGGTTGTGGGGAGCAACAGATTCCCGGTGTTTACGCGAACGTCGCTAGTCTGCGTTCCTGGATCGATGAGCAGATGGTTTACAACAACTTGGACATCACTACGTACCAGGCCTAA
- the LOC107225185 gene encoding phenoloxidase-activating factor 2 isoform X4, whose translation MKWTTRLTMLSALFGAFFVAAQQQGCNNANGGLGCLIDNVAKSPGTSSTTSGSPTAINDEKCECVPYYQCQNNTIVTEGIGIIDIRLRGACDNYLDVCCNPPDLLKANETIKPTPTVRRGCGERHPDGVGFRITGHTDNEAQFGEFPWMVAILREEIISGNTTPLNVYQCGGALIHPRVVLTAAHCVNGKQASTLKIRAGEWDTQTKNEIFPHQDRQVSTVVVHEKFHSGALYNDVALLILSEPVDIAENVDLVCLPQTNEIFDGSRCYASGWGKDIFGKEGHYQVILKKIDLPVVPHGLCQTTLRTTRLGKYFQLDPSFICAGGEAGKDTCKGDGGSPLVCPSKSDPTRYVQAGIVAWGIGCGEQQIPGVYANVASLRSWIDEQMVYNNLDITTYQA comes from the exons ATGAAGTGGACGACGAGATTGACGATGCTTTCGGCGCTTTTCGGCGCATTCTTTGTCGCGGCGCAGCAGCAAGGGTGCAACAACGCGAATGGTGGTTTGGGCTGCCTGATCGACAACGTGGCCAAGTCACCGGGAACATCCTCGACAACCAGTGGAAGTCCGACGGCGATTAATGACGAAAAATGCGAATGTGTGCCGTACTATCAGTGCCAAAACAACACGATAGTCACCGAAGGAATTGGCATAATTGATATCAG ATTGAGGGGGGCTTGCGACAACTATTTGGACGTATGCTGCAATCCACCAGACCTTCTCAAAGCAAACGAAACAATCAAACCGACGCCGACAGTGCGGAGAGGATGCGGTGAACGCCACCCGGACGGTGTTGGTTTCAGAATAACCGGACATACCGATAACGAGGCTCAGTTTGGGGAGTTTCCGTGGATGGTTGCCATTCTCAGGGAGGAAATTATCAGCGGCAATACCACGCCGCTCAACGTTTATCAGTGCGGTGGCGCCCTGATCCACCCTCGGGTCGTCCTCACCGCTGCTCACTGCGTTAATGG GAAACAGGCCTCAACATTGAAAATACGAGCCGGGGAATGGGACACCCAGACGAAGAACGAAATATTCCCACACCAGGACCGACAAGTCTCTACAGTCGTCGTCCACGAGAAGTTCCACTCGGGTGCCCTCTACAACGACGTTGCTCTTCTGATACTCTCGGAACCCGTCGATATTGCCGAGAATGTTGACCTAGTCTGTCTACCCCAAACGAACGAGATCTTCGATGGATCACGGTGCTACGCCAGCGGATGGGGCAAGGACATTTTCG GTAAGGAAGGCCACTATCAGGTGATCCTGAAGAAAATAGATCTTCCCGTTGTTCCCCACGGCTTGTGCCAAACTACCCTGCGTACCACCCGCCTCGGAAAGTACTTCCAGCTGGATCCGTCGTTTATATGCGCAGGCGGAGAAGCCGGCAAGGACACCTGCAAG GGTGACGGTGGAAGTCCTCTCGTATGTCCGTCGAAGAGTGACCCGACGCGATACGTCCAGGCTGGTATTGTCGCCTGGGGAATCGGTTGTGGGGAGCAACAGATTCCCGGTGTTTACGCGAACGTCGCTAGTCTGCGTTCCTGGATCGATGAGCAGATGGTTTACAACAACTTGGACATCACTACGTACCAGGCCTAA
- the LOC107225185 gene encoding phenoloxidase-activating factor 2 isoform X3, with protein sequence MKWTTRLTMLSALFGAFFVAAQQQGCNNANGGLGCLIDNVAKSPGTSSTTSGSPTAINDEKCECVPYYQCQNNTIVTEGIGIIDIRLRGACDNYLDVCCNPPDLLKANETIKPTPTVRRGCGERHPDGVGFRITGHTDNEAQFGEFPWMVAILREEIISGNTTPLNVYQCGGALIHPRVVLTAAHCVNGRRKQASTLKIRAGEWDTQTKNEIFPHQDRQVSTVVVHEKFHSGALYNDVALLILSEPVDIAENVDLVCLPQTNEIFDGSRCYASGWGKDIFGKEGHYQVILKKIDLPVVPHGLCQTTLRTTRLGKYFQLDPSFICAGGEAGKDTCKGDGGSPLVCPSKSDPTRYVQAGIVAWGIGCGEQQIPGVYANVASLRSWIDEQMVYNNLDITTYQA encoded by the exons ATGAAGTGGACGACGAGATTGACGATGCTTTCGGCGCTTTTCGGCGCATTCTTTGTCGCGGCGCAGCAGCAAGGGTGCAACAACGCGAATGGTGGTTTGGGCTGCCTGATCGACAACGTGGCCAAGTCACCGGGAACATCCTCGACAACCAGTGGAAGTCCGACGGCGATTAATGACGAAAAATGCGAATGTGTGCCGTACTATCAGTGCCAAAACAACACGATAGTCACCGAAGGAATTGGCATAATTGATATCAG ATTGAGGGGGGCTTGCGACAACTATTTGGACGTATGCTGCAATCCACCAGACCTTCTCAAAGCAAACGAAACAATCAAACCGACGCCGACAGTGCGGAGAGGATGCGGTGAACGCCACCCGGACGGTGTTGGTTTCAGAATAACCGGACATACCGATAACGAGGCTCAGTTTGGGGAGTTTCCGTGGATGGTTGCCATTCTCAGGGAGGAAATTATCAGCGGCAATACCACGCCGCTCAACGTTTATCAGTGCGGTGGCGCCCTGATCCACCCTCGGGTCGTCCTCACCGCTGCTCACTGCGTTAATGG GCGCAGGAAACAGGCCTCAACATTGAAAATACGAGCCGGGGAATGGGACACCCAGACGAAGAACGAAATATTCCCACACCAGGACCGACAAGTCTCTACAGTCGTCGTCCACGAGAAGTTCCACTCGGGTGCCCTCTACAACGACGTTGCTCTTCTGATACTCTCGGAACCCGTCGATATTGCCGAGAATGTTGACCTAGTCTGTCTACCCCAAACGAACGAGATCTTCGATGGATCACGGTGCTACGCCAGCGGATGGGGCAAGGACATTTTCG GTAAGGAAGGCCACTATCAGGTGATCCTGAAGAAAATAGATCTTCCCGTTGTTCCCCACGGCTTGTGCCAAACTACCCTGCGTACCACCCGCCTCGGAAAGTACTTCCAGCTGGATCCGTCGTTTATATGCGCAGGCGGAGAAGCCGGCAAGGACACCTGCAAG GGTGACGGTGGAAGTCCTCTCGTATGTCCGTCGAAGAGTGACCCGACGCGATACGTCCAGGCTGGTATTGTCGCCTGGGGAATCGGTTGTGGGGAGCAACAGATTCCCGGTGTTTACGCGAACGTCGCTAGTCTGCGTTCCTGGATCGATGAGCAGATGGTTTACAACAACTTGGACATCACTACGTACCAGGCCTAA